The Vicia villosa cultivar HV-30 ecotype Madison, WI linkage group LG1, Vvil1.0, whole genome shotgun sequence genome includes a region encoding these proteins:
- the LOC131626662 gene encoding PLASMODESMATA CALLOSE-BINDING PROTEIN 5-like, whose translation MTSPMLKLLITMLLATLSFQASGQFMEWCIADEQTPDDELQRAMDWACNVGGADCSKIKPNQPCYLPNTIKDHASYVFNNYYQKFKNKGGSCYFNSAALINALDPSHGSCKFEFIP comes from the exons ATGACTTCTCCAATGCTCAAATTGTTGATAACTATGCTTCTTGCAACCCTATCATTTCAAGCATCAG GACAATTCATGGAATGGTGCATAGCTGATGAGCAAACACCAGATGATGAGTTGCAGAGGGCCATGGATTGGGCTTGTAATGTTGGTGGAGCAGATTGCAGCAAGATAAAACCGAACCAACCATGTTATCTTCCAAATACAATCAAGGATCATGCTTCTTATGTCTTCAACAATTACTATCAGAAGTTTAAGAACAAAGGAGGATCTTGTTATTTCAACTCTGCTGCATTAATCAATGCTCTTGATCCAA GCCATGGCTCTTGCAAGTTTGAGTTTATCCCTTGA